The proteins below are encoded in one region of Juglans microcarpa x Juglans regia isolate MS1-56 chromosome 4D, Jm3101_v1.0, whole genome shotgun sequence:
- the LOC121259999 gene encoding alcohol dehydrogenase-like 7 isoform X1 — MDEQPSSKTRGKPIKCRAAVSRQPGEPLVIEEIAVAPPMAREVRIRIVCTSLCHSDVTFWKMKDYPAIFPRIFGHEAMGIVESVGEGVDEVTEGDSVIPFFISDCGECVDCRSKKSNLCSNLPFKVSPYMHRHETSRFTDLKGEVLYHFLFVSSFSEYTVVDIAHVTKIDPSIPPNRACLLSCGVSTGVGAAWRTANVETGSTVAIFGLGSIGLAVAEGARLCGATKIIGVDLNPDKFEIGKKFGVTEFVNAGECGNKTVSQVINEITGGGADYCFECVGLASLVQEAYACCRKGWGKTIVVGVDKPGSKLSLSSFDVLHNGKSLMGSLFGGLKAKTDIPMLLKRYLDKELQLDEFVTHEVKFEDINKAFDLLIKGESLRCVIWMDK, encoded by the exons ATGGACGAACAACCTTCGAGTAAAACTAGGGGGAAGCCCATCAAATGCAGAG CTGCGGTTAGTCGCCAACCGGGTGAGCCTTTGGTAATCGAGGAGATCGCGGTGGCGCCGCCGATGGCTCGTGAGGTTCGGATTCGAATCGTATGCACCTCTCTCTGTCACAGCGATGTTACTTTCTGGAAGATGAAG GATTATCCTGCAATTTTTCCGAGAATTTTTGGTCACGAAGCTATGGG GATTGTAGAAAGTGTAGGGGAGGGCGTAGATGAAGTAACTGAAGGAGACAGCGTCATCCCTTTTTTCATTTCAGATTGTGGAGAGTGCGTAGATTGCAGATCAAAAAAGAGCAACCTTTGTTCAAACCTCCCTTTCAAGGTGTCTCCTTATATGCACAGACATGAGACCAGCAGATTCACTGACCTCAAAGGAGAGGTTTTATATCACTTTTTATTTGTCTCAAGCTTTAGTGAGTATACAGTGGTAGATATTGCCCATGTAACAAAAATTGATCCATCAATCCCTCCAAACAGGGCATGCCTCCTTAGCTGTGGAGTCTCAACGG GGGTTGGCGCTGCTTGGAGAACAGCAAATGTGGAGACAGGATCAACTGTTGCTATATTTGGGCTGGGGTCGATTGGATTAGCT GTTGCAGAAGGAGCCAGACTATGTGGAGCTACTAAAATTATTGGTGTGGATTTGAACCCAGATAAGTTTGAAATTG GAAAAAAATTTGGAGTCACAGAATTTGTCAATGCTGGAGAGTGTGGAAACAAAACTGTGAGCCAG GTGATCAATGAGATAACTGGTGGGGGTGCAGACTATTGCTTTGAATGTGTTGGATTGGCATCCTTGGTGCAGGAAGCATATGCCTGCTGCCGAaag GGCTGGGGAAAAACAATTGTTGTAGGGGTGGACAAGCCGGGGTCAAAATTGAGCCTCAGCTCTTTTGATGTTCTTCATAACGGAAAAAGCCTCATGGGATCCTTATTTGGAGGCCTCAAAGCTAAAACTGATATTCCCATGCTTCTCAAACGCTATTTGGACAAG gaACTGCAGCTGGATGAATTTGTAACACACGAGGTAAAGTTTGAAGACATCAACAAAGCTTTTGATTTACTCATTAAAGGGGAGAGTCTTCGTTGTGTAATTTGGATGGATAAATGA
- the LOC121260018 gene encoding phosphoprotein ECPP44-like, producing MAEEHHNKSSYEYETAVVDDQQVAVEKTDRGLFNFHRKKEEEKHQEEAIVTEFDEKVTVSGCEPKVDQDQEYEKEKLEKEEKKHGLLEKLHRSNSSSSSSSDEDEGEGEEKKKKKKEKKDKKDKIKDKIAVEKEEEKYEDTNVPVEKYEEEGVVHAAEPVQPEEKKGFLDKIKEKLPGQQKKTEEVPPPPPPSHAEYAAAEPVPSHEGEAKEKKGFLEKIKEKLPGYHPKTEEEKEKEKEKESASHY from the exons ATGGCGGAGGAACACCACAACAAGAGTAGTTACGAGTACGAGACTGCTGTCGTTGATGATCAGCAGGTTGCCGTGGAGAAGACGGACCGAGGGCTGTTTAATTTccatagaaagaaagaggaggagaagCACCAAGAGGAGGCGATCGTTACTGAGTTTGATGAGAAAGTTACAGTTTCTGGATGTGAGCCAAAGGTAGATCAGGATCAAGAATACGAGAAGGAAAAGCtggagaaagaagagaagaaacacGGTCTCTTAGAGAAGCTTCACCGATCCAACAGCAGCTCTAGCTCT TCTAGCGATGAGGATGAAggtgaaggagaagaaaagaagaagaaaaagaaggaaaagaaggatAAGAAAGATAAGATCAAGGACAAAATAGCAgttgagaaggaagaagagaagtaCGAGGACACCAACGTCCCTGTTGAGAAATACGAAGAAGAAGGAGTCGTTCATGCTGCAGAGCCAGTCCAACCTGAGGAAAAGAAGGGCTTCCTtgataaaattaaggaaaaactTCCAGGCCAGCAGAAGAAGACTGAGGAggtccctcctcctcctcctccttctcatGCCGAGTATGCGGCTGCTGAGCCAGTACCTAGTCATGAAGGAGAGGCGAAGGAGAAGAAGGGCTTCTTGGAGAAGATCAAGGAGAAACTGCCTGGATACCACCCCAAGAcagaggaagagaaggaaaaagagaaggagaaagagTCTGCCTCCCATTACTAA
- the LOC121259956 gene encoding lysine-specific histone demethylase 1 homolog 1: METTEPSLDPSYNPNDVASGVSSPDTDVTLSASATPSDNNLQNSPENHSPPPKTTPEAPVSDSQEDTSSDPIQEDNLDEPPQNPNPSEPGRTEPGPPPKKRRRRKKFFTELNGNPSLARNRRSDIAKDVDVEALIAISVGFPVDSLTEEEIEANVVSTIGGVEQANYIVVRNHILARWRSNVSVWLTRDHALESIRSEHKGLVDSAYRFLLNHGYINFGLAPAIKEAKLRSFDGIDKSNVVIVGAGLAGLVAARQLVFMGFKVVVLEGRARPGGRVRTKRMQSEGVEAAADLGGSVLTGINGNPLGVLARQLGLPLHKVRDICPLYLPDGEAVNPETDSKVEVSFNKLLDRVCKLRHDMIEEVKSVDVPLGTALEAFRRVYNVAENPQECMLLNWHLANLEYANASLMSNLSMAYWDQDDPYEMGGDHCFIPGGNETFVRTLCEDLPIFFERTVESIRYGTDGVLVYAGGQEFRGDMVLCTVPLGVLKKGTIEFFPDLPLRKKDAIQRLGFGLLNKVAMLFPYNFWGGDIDTFGHLTEDPSMRGEFFLFYSYSSVSGGPLLVALVAGDAAIKFEMMSPVESVRRVLDILRGIFHPKGIAVPDPVQAVCTRWGKDQFSYGSYSYVAVGSSGDDYDILAESVGDGRVFFAGEATNKQYPATMHGAFLSGMREAANILRMAKRRSLIPADKLNNVRDESDDLNKLFESPDLTFGSFSVLFDPRSNDLNSNSLLRVKFGGERLNSVCICLFGLISRNQVIKLSEVDGDGNRMRMLNHDFGVRLVGRKGLSGAGESLISHVRLARSNLNGESKDGAGIDKGEHRLIGGSF; encoded by the coding sequence ATGGAAACAACGGAACCTTCCCTAGACCCCTCCTATAACCCTAACGACGTCGCATCCGGCGTCTCCTCGCCGGATACTGACGTCACTCTATCCGCCAGTGCAACCCCGTCCGATAACAATCTCCAGAACTCACCGGAAAATCACTCTCCACCTCCCAAAACTACACCCGAAGCTCCCGTTTCGGACTCCCAAGAAGACACCTCCTCCGACCCCATCCAAGAAGACAACCTCGATGAACCGCCCCAAAACCCTAACCCGAGCGAACCCGGACGAACTGAACCCGGCCCGCCTCCCAAGAAGCGTCGCCgaaggaagaaattcttcacgGAGCTTAACGGCAATCCATCTCTCGCCAGGAATCGCCGGTCCGACATAGCGAAGGACGTCGACGTCGAAGCCCTAATCGCAATCTCGGTTGGCTTCCCGGTTGACTCGCTCACCGAGGAGGAGATCGAAGCCAACGTTGTCTCCACCATCGGCGGAGTCGAGCAGGCCAACTACATCGTGGTCCGGAACCACATTCTCGCTCGGTGGCGATCCAACGTGTCCGTTTGGTTGACCCGGGACCATGCGCTCGAGTCCATTCGGTCCGAGCACAAAGGCCTCGTTGACTCGGCCTACCGATTTCTTCTCAACCACGGTTACATAAACTTCGGGCTCGCGCCCGCCATTAAAGAAGCGAAACTGAGGTCATTTGACGGAATCGACAAGAGCAATGTGGTAATCGTTGGTGCGGGTCTCGCCGGTTTAGTCGCAGCGAGGCAATTGGTCTTTATGGGGTTCAAAGTCGTAGTCTTGGAAGGTAGGGCACGGCCGGGAGGGCGCGTGAGGACGAAGAGAATGCAGAGTGAAGGCGTCGAGGCCGCAGCAGATCTCGGTGGGAGCGTCCTCACCGGAATAAACGGCAACCCGCTCGGGGTTCTCGCAAGGCAATTGGGATTGCCGCTTCACAAGGTGAGAGATATTTGCCCATTGTATTTACCTGATGGCGAAGCGGTGAACCCAGAAACTGACTCTAAAGTTGAGGTTTCGTTCAACAAGTTGTTAGATAGAGTGTGTAAACTTAGACATGATATGATAGAGGAAGTGAAATCGGTAGATGTTCCATTAGGGACTGCTCTCGAAGCTTTTCGGCGTGTTTATAACGTTGCCGAGAACCCGCAAGAGTGCATGCTGTTGAATTGGCATCTTGCTAACTTGGAATATGCGAATGCTTCGTTGATGTCTAATTTGTCGATGGCGTATTGGGATCAGGATGATCCGTATGAGATGGGAGGTGATCATTGTTTTATCCCTGGGGGAAATGAGACATTTGTCCGAACCCTTTGCGAGGACCTTCCCATTTTCTTCGAAAGGACTGTGGAGAGTATCAGGTACGGGACCGATGGGGTCTTGGTTTATGCTGGTGGGCAGGAGTTCCGTGGGGACATGGTTCTTTGCACGGTGCCATTGGGCGTGCTTAAGAAGGGAACGATCgagttctttccagatcttccTCTGCGAAAGAAAGATGCAATTCAGAGATTAGGATTTGGGTTGCTAAATAAGGTTGCCATGCTGTTCCCGTATAATTTCTGGGGTGGTGACATTGATACGTTTGGGCATTTGACGGAAGATCCCAGTATGAGAGGCgagttctttttgttttatagcTACTCTTCTGTATCAGGAGGCCCACTTCTTGTTGCACTTGTGGCTGGAGACGCCGCAATCAAGTTTGAGATGATGTCACCTGTCGAGTCTGTGAGAAGGGTGTTGGACATATTGAGGGGTATCTTTCATCCGAAAGGTATTGCTGTTCCAGATCCAGTTCAGGCAGTCTGTACGCGCTGGGGGAAGGATCAATTCTCATATGGGTCTTACTCTTATGTTGCAGTTGGGTCTTCGGGAGATGACTATGATATTCTTGCTGAGAGTGTTGGAGATGGGAGGGTGTTCTTTGCAGGAGAGGCAACTAACAAACAGTACCCAGCAACAATGCATGGAGCTTTTCTTAGTGGGATGAGAGAAGCTGCAAACATACTGAGAATGGCCAAGAGGAGGTCATTGATTCCGgctgataaattaaataatgttaGAGATGAAAGTGACGATTTGAATAAATTGTTTGAGAGCCCTGACCTGACATTTGGGAGCTTCTCTGTTTTGTTTGATCCAAGATCAAATGACCTTAATTCTAATTCATTGTTAAGAGTGAAATTTGGAGGGGAGAGACTGAACTCTGTCTGTATCTGTCTGTTCGGCTTGATTTCAAGGAACCAGGTCATTAAACTGAGTGAGGTTGATGGAGATGGTAACAGGATGAGGATGTTAAATCATGACTTTGGGGTGAGGTTGGTTGGTAGGAAAGGCTTATCTGGTGCTGGGGAATCTCTAATCTCCCATGTAAGATTAGCTAGATCCAACCTAAATGGTGAATCTAAAGATGGTGCTGGCATAGATAAAGGGGAGCATCGATTGATAGGTGGGAGTTTCTAG
- the LOC121260000 gene encoding alcohol dehydrogenase-like 7: MDEKQSSKTRGKPIKCRAAVVRRPGEPLVIEEIMVAPPMAREVRVRIICTSPSRTDISFWEMKDEPAIFPRILGHEAMGVVESVGEGVDEVTEGDSVIPFFLSDCGECVDCRSKKSNLCSNLPFKLSPYMPRHETSRFTDLKGEVLYHFLSVSSFSEYKVVDIAHLTKIDLSIPPNRACLLSCEVSTGIGAAWRTANVETGSTVAIFGLGSIGLAVAEGARLCGATKIIGVDLNPDKFEVGKKFGVTEFVNAGDCGNKTVSQVIKEITGGGADYCFECVGLASLVQEAYASCRKGWGKTIVLGADKPGSTLSLSSYDVLHSGKSLKGCLFGGIKAKTDIPILIKRYLDKELQLDGFVTHEVKFEDINKAFDLLIRGESLRCVIWMDK, encoded by the exons ATGGACGAAAAACAGTCGAGTAAAACTAGGGGGAAGCCCATCAAATGCAGAG CTGCGGTTGTTCGCCGACCAGGAGAGCCATTGGTGATCGAGGAGATCATGGTGGCGCCGCCGATGGCTCGTGAGGTTCGGGTTCGAATCATATGCACCTCTCCCAGTCGCACCGATATTTCTTTCTGGGAAATGAAG GATGAGCCGGCAATTTTTCCAAGAATTCTCGGTCACGAAGCTATGGG GGTTGTGGAAAGTGTAGGGGAGGGCGTAGATGAAGTAACTGAAGGAGACAGTGTCATCCCTTTTTTCTTGTCAGATTGTGGAGAGTGCGTAGATTGCAGATCAAAAAAGAGCAACCTATGTTCCAACCTCCCTTTCAAACTATCTCCTTATATGCCCAGACATGAGACCAGCAGATTCACTGACCTCAAAGGAGAGGTTTTATATCACTTTTTATCCGTCTCAAGCTTTAGCGAGTATAAAGTGGTAGATATTGCCCATCTAACGAAAATTGATCTGTCAATCCCTCCAAACAGGGCATGCCTCCTTAGCTGCGAAGTCTCAACAGGTA TTGGCGCTGCTTGGAGAACAGCAAATGTGGAGACAGGATCAACTGTTGCTATATTTGGGCTGGGGTCGATTGGATTAGCT GTTGCAGAAGGAGCCAGACTATGTGGAGCTACTAAAATTATTGGTGTGGATTTGAACCCAGATAAGTTTGAAGTTG GAAAAAAATTTGGAGTCACAGAATTTGTCAATGCTGGAGACTGTGGAAATAAAACTGTGAGCCAG GTGATCAAGGAGATTACTGGTGGGGGTGCAGACTATTGCTTTGAATGTGTTGGATTGGCATCCTTGGTGCAGGAAGCATATGCCTCCTGCCGAAAG GGTTGGGGAAAGACAATTGTTTTAGGAGCGGACAAGCCTGGGTCAACATTGAGCCTGAGCTCTTATGATGTCCTTCATAGTGGTAAAAGCCTCAAGGGATGCTTATTTGGAGGAATCAAAGCTAAAACTGATATTCCCATCCTTATCAAACGTTATTTGGACAAG GAACTGCAGCTGGATGGATTTGTAACACATGAGGTAAAGTTTGAAGACATCAACAAAGCTTTTGATCTACTCATTCGAGGAGAGAGTCTTCGTTGTGTAATTTGGATGGACAAATAA
- the LOC121259999 gene encoding alcohol dehydrogenase-like 7 isoform X2, which produces MDEQPSSKTRGKPIKCRAAVSRQPGEPLVIEEIAVAPPMAREVRIRIVCTSLCHSDVTFWKMKDYPAIFPRIFGHEAMGIVESVGEGVDEVTEGDSVIPFFISDCGECVDCRSKKSNLCSNLPFKVSPYMHRHETSRFTDLKGEVLYHFLFVSSFSEYTVVDIAHVTKIDPSIPPNRACLLSCGVSTGVGAAWRTANVETGSTVAIFGLGSIGLAVAEGARLCGATKIIGVDLNPDKFEIGKKFGVTEFVNAGECGNKTVSQVINEITGGGADYCFECVGLASLVQEAYACCRKGIKTIQLGNQLHTTYPFSFYSFSFKCLEKLAVCVKTAVHQT; this is translated from the exons ATGGACGAACAACCTTCGAGTAAAACTAGGGGGAAGCCCATCAAATGCAGAG CTGCGGTTAGTCGCCAACCGGGTGAGCCTTTGGTAATCGAGGAGATCGCGGTGGCGCCGCCGATGGCTCGTGAGGTTCGGATTCGAATCGTATGCACCTCTCTCTGTCACAGCGATGTTACTTTCTGGAAGATGAAG GATTATCCTGCAATTTTTCCGAGAATTTTTGGTCACGAAGCTATGGG GATTGTAGAAAGTGTAGGGGAGGGCGTAGATGAAGTAACTGAAGGAGACAGCGTCATCCCTTTTTTCATTTCAGATTGTGGAGAGTGCGTAGATTGCAGATCAAAAAAGAGCAACCTTTGTTCAAACCTCCCTTTCAAGGTGTCTCCTTATATGCACAGACATGAGACCAGCAGATTCACTGACCTCAAAGGAGAGGTTTTATATCACTTTTTATTTGTCTCAAGCTTTAGTGAGTATACAGTGGTAGATATTGCCCATGTAACAAAAATTGATCCATCAATCCCTCCAAACAGGGCATGCCTCCTTAGCTGTGGAGTCTCAACGG GGGTTGGCGCTGCTTGGAGAACAGCAAATGTGGAGACAGGATCAACTGTTGCTATATTTGGGCTGGGGTCGATTGGATTAGCT GTTGCAGAAGGAGCCAGACTATGTGGAGCTACTAAAATTATTGGTGTGGATTTGAACCCAGATAAGTTTGAAATTG GAAAAAAATTTGGAGTCACAGAATTTGTCAATGCTGGAGAGTGTGGAAACAAAACTGTGAGCCAG GTGATCAATGAGATAACTGGTGGGGGTGCAGACTATTGCTTTGAATGTGTTGGATTGGCATCCTTGGTGCAGGAAGCATATGCCTGCTGCCGAaag GGCATCAAAACCATTCAATTGGGCAATCAATTGCATACAACATACCCATTTTCATTCTATTCCTTTTCCTTCAAATGTTTGGAAAAGCTTGCTGTGTGTGTAAAAACTGCGGTGCACCAGACATAA